In a single window of the Hoyosella subflava DQS3-9A1 genome:
- a CDS encoding EamA family transporter has product MLVSGTSMYVGAAAGVFLFSYIAPAGVAWLRILGAALILLAVVRPARTAWQGRALVLAAAFGTITALMNISFYEAIARLPLGTAVAIEFLGPILVAAWGSRSLRDVVALLVAGAGIVLIADVHLAGSPLGIVFALLAALCWAGYIILGKRVAGAGTPRESLAVGFTVAAVLTSPFALTIVLSWQPDTPLLPVLTLGLALGLFANVIPYGLDQVILRKAGQAYFAVLLALLPVSSAVIGWLILDQSLAPAEIVGITAVALAVALRRPG; this is encoded by the coding sequence ATGCTGGTCAGCGGCACGTCCATGTACGTCGGCGCGGCGGCCGGTGTCTTCCTTTTTAGCTACATCGCACCTGCTGGCGTCGCCTGGCTGCGCATCCTCGGTGCGGCGCTGATCTTGCTTGCTGTCGTTCGTCCCGCCCGTACCGCGTGGCAAGGTCGCGCGTTAGTACTCGCCGCCGCTTTCGGGACTATCACGGCGCTCATGAACATCAGCTTCTACGAGGCGATCGCGCGGCTGCCATTGGGAACGGCAGTGGCTATCGAGTTCCTGGGTCCGATTCTGGTCGCTGCCTGGGGGTCTCGGTCGCTGCGTGACGTTGTGGCTCTGCTCGTGGCCGGCGCAGGGATAGTGCTGATCGCGGATGTGCACCTTGCGGGTTCTCCGCTCGGAATTGTGTTCGCGCTGCTCGCGGCACTGTGCTGGGCGGGGTACATCATTCTTGGTAAACGCGTCGCGGGGGCGGGGACCCCGCGTGAGAGCCTGGCCGTCGGCTTCACCGTCGCGGCGGTCCTGACGTCGCCATTCGCGCTGACGATTGTGCTGTCGTGGCAGCCGGACACTCCTTTGCTGCCGGTGCTGACGCTGGGCCTTGCCCTCGGTCTCTTCGCGAACGTCATTCCGTACGGGCTGGATCAGGTGATTCTCCGGAAAGCCGGACAGGCCTATTTTGCGGTTCTGCTCGCGTTGCTGCCGGTGTCCTCTGCGGTCATCGGCTGGCTGATTCTCGATCAATCTCTCGCTCCCGCGGAAATCGTCGGCATCACCGCCGTCGCCCTGGCTGTGGCGCTTCGCCGGCCAGGCTAA